From Sphingobacterium bambusae:
TTCACGATAGTAATCACGCCAGTTAAAACGATATTGGCAATCGCTAGCGGAATAAGCATCTTCCATCCCAAGTTCATCAGTTGGTCATAGCGGAATCGCGGCAAGGTCCAGCGTATCCACATGAAGAAAAAGATAAAACCGAAAATCTTTAGGAAAAATGCCAGCACACCTAACACGGTGATCCAATTTTGGGATAGCCCAAGATCGTTCATAAACGGAAAGTTGTAGCCACCGAAGTAAAGGGCAGCCATCAATGCCGAAGACACAAACATATTGATGTACTCGGAAAACATATACAAGCCCAGTTTCATCGACGAATACTCCGTATGGTATCCGCCAACCAGTTCGGTTTCACACTCGGGCAGGTCAAAGGGCACACGGTTACATTCGGCAAATGCACAGGTCATGAAAATCAAAAAGCCGAGTGGCTGCACCCAAATATTCCAATTCACAAAGCCCGACTGCTGCGCCACAATCTCACTCATCGATAAGGTTTGCGTCACCATTAGCAAGGCAATGATCGATAATCCCATCCCTATTTCGTAGCTAATGCTTTGTGAAGCCGCGCGAATAGCTCCCAGCAAGGAAAATTTATTGTTAGAAGCCCAGCCACCAATCATGATGCCATATACGCCTAGGGCAACCACGCCGAAGATATAGAGCACCCCCACATTGATATCAGCAACCTGTAGCACGATCTCCCGATTGCCAAAGGTCAGCGTTTGCCCCCAAGGTATCACGGCCGAGCTGATACAAGCTGTTATAATAGCCAGGGTTGGACCTAATATAAACAGCGGTCTATGCGCCCCAGCAGGAATAATCTCTTCCTTAAAAAAGAATTTACCTCCATCACATAAGGGTTGTAATATCCCTCCAAACCCAGCCCTATTGGGTCCGTGCCGGTCTTGCATAAAACCGGCTATCTTACGTTCGGCCAGTGTAGAATACATCGCTATGACAAGCGAAACCGTAAACACGATCACGACCAATATTAATTTCTCTAGAATGAATACTCCTTCCATGTGTTTAACTGCTTATTTTAAACGTTCTGTTCTTGCCAACTGCTCCACATTTGCTTCCTGCAACTTTGGATTATTTTTGATGACTGGCGGCGGCGTAAATACAGCATAGTGATTCGCGGTGATCACCGACTCCTTCTCTACAATGGTAGGCTCCTCCAACACCCAATCGGCAGTTTTCTTTTTCTCAAATCGACAGCTATTGCATATGAATTCGTCTACCTCATTAAACTCATCCTTCCGACCCGTTACGCGTAAAACTTCCTCTCCCTTGTACCAAAGCGTCACTTTGCCCGAGCAGGTTGGGCAGTCCCGATGGGCATCCACCGGCTTAGTAAACCAAACACGGTTCTTGAAACGAAAGGTTTTATCGGTCAACGCTCCGACCGGACATACGTCAATCACGTTGCCAATGAAGTCGTTGTCTAGGGCATTTTCTATGAACGTCGAGATCTCCGAATGGTCTCCACGATGAATAACACCATGTTCACGACCATCCGTCAGTTGGTTGGCCACATACACACAGCGGTAGCAAAGGATACAGCGGTTCATATGCAGTTGGATCTGCTCGCCGATATCGATTCGTTCGAATGTACGCCGTTCAAACTCATACCGTGTTTGATCTGCCCCATGCTCGTAGCCCAAGTCCTGCAATTTGCACTCGCCCGCCTGATCACAAACTGGACAATCCAAAGGGTGGTTGATCAACAACATTTCTACAACGCCTTTTCGCGCCTCAACCACATCCGGCGAGGTAATGTTTTGAACTTCCATACCATCCATGACCGTCGTGCGGCATGAAGCGACAAGTTTGGGCATTGGACGAGGATCCTTCTCGGATCCTTTGGATACCTTCACCAAACAGGTACGGCATTTTCCGCCACTTCCTTCCAACTTGGAGTAGTAGCACATTGCTGGAGGAACGATGTCACCACCAATCTGGCGGGCAGCATTCAATATCGTTGTTCCCGGCGCCACGTCCAAAGCAATGCCGTCTATTGTAACTCTAAATTTTCCTTCTTCAGCCATCGTTTTTTCCTTACATTACTATGTATAAAACTCTACGAAACAACAGGAGCTAATGGATCCGCATAATGTGCTAATCCAAAATTTCTCGTTTGGGATTCCTGAGGATTCAAAATGTGCCATTCAAACTCATCTCTGAAATGCCTTATGGCGCTAGCCACCGGCCAGGCCGACGCATCTCCCAGTGGACAAATGGTATTTCCATCGATCTTACGCTGAATATCCCAAAGCAGGTCGATATCGGCGATATCACCATGCCCGTATTCAATCTTGTGCAATACTTTCTCCATCCAGCCCGTTCCTTCCCGACAAGGAGAACACTGACCACAACTTTCATGGTGATAAAAACGGGTAAAGTTTAGTGTGTTACGCACGATACATTGGTCTTCATCGAATGCGATAAAACCGCCCGACCCCATCGCTGTACCTGTCACAAAACCACCATCGGCCAACGATTCATAGGTCATTAACCTTGCCTCTCCTTTTGCAGTCTTCGTCGCCAAGTTGTTCGGCAAGATCGGCAC
This genomic window contains:
- the nuoH gene encoding NADH-quinone oxidoreductase subunit NuoH; the protein is MEGVFILEKLILVVIVFTVSLVIAMYSTLAERKIAGFMQDRHGPNRAGFGGILQPLCDGGKFFFKEEIIPAGAHRPLFILGPTLAIITACISSAVIPWGQTLTFGNREIVLQVADINVGVLYIFGVVALGVYGIMIGGWASNNKFSLLGAIRAASQSISYEIGMGLSIIALLMVTQTLSMSEIVAQQSGFVNWNIWVQPLGFLIFMTCAFAECNRVPFDLPECETELVGGYHTEYSSMKLGLYMFSEYINMFVSSALMAALYFGGYNFPFMNDLGLSQNWITVLGVLAFFLKIFGFIFFFMWIRWTLPRFRYDQLMNLGWKMLIPLAIANIVLTGVITIVKDTYFP
- a CDS encoding 2Fe-2S iron-sulfur cluster-binding protein, yielding MAEEGKFRVTIDGIALDVAPGTTILNAARQIGGDIVPPAMCYYSKLEGSGGKCRTCLVKVSKGSEKDPRPMPKLVASCRTTVMDGMEVQNITSPDVVEARKGVVEMLLINHPLDCPVCDQAGECKLQDLGYEHGADQTRYEFERRTFERIDIGEQIQLHMNRCILCYRCVYVANQLTDGREHGVIHRGDHSEISTFIENALDNDFIGNVIDVCPVGALTDKTFRFKNRVWFTKPVDAHRDCPTCSGKVTLWYKGEEVLRVTGRKDEFNEVDEFICNSCRFEKKKTADWVLEEPTIVEKESVITANHYAVFTPPPVIKNNPKLQEANVEQLARTERLK